From a single Okeanomitos corallinicola TIOX110 genomic region:
- a CDS encoding cysteine synthase A translates to MDIKQGFVGTIGNTPLIRLNSFSEQTGCEILAKAEFLNPGGSIKDRAALYIIEDAEKQGLLKPGGTVVEGTAGNTGIGLAHICNAKGYKCLIIIPNTQSQEKIDALTTLGAEVRPVPAVPYKDPNNYVKLSGRVATEIENAIWANQFDNLANRRAHYETTGEEIWRQTGGKIDGWVAATGTGGTYAGVAMCLKEKNPAVKCVIADPMGSGLYSYVKTGEIKISGNSITEGIGNSRITANMEGAPIDDAIQIDDQEALRVVYQLLHQDGLLMGGSTGINVGAAVALAKQLGPGHTIVTILCDNGSRYQSRIFNQEWLASKGLVVS, encoded by the coding sequence ATGGATATAAAACAAGGATTCGTTGGTACAATTGGCAACACGCCCTTAATTCGCTTAAACAGTTTTAGTGAACAAACAGGTTGTGAAATCTTAGCCAAAGCAGAATTTCTCAATCCTGGTGGTTCTATTAAAGATCGTGCAGCACTTTACATCATTGAAGACGCAGAAAAACAGGGTTTACTCAAACCCGGTGGCACAGTAGTGGAAGGGACTGCTGGTAACACAGGTATTGGACTGGCACATATCTGCAATGCTAAAGGTTATAAATGCCTGATTATTATTCCCAATACCCAATCCCAAGAAAAAATAGATGCGCTAACTACCTTGGGTGCAGAAGTTCGTCCAGTTCCCGCTGTACCCTACAAAGATCCAAATAATTACGTTAAATTATCTGGTAGAGTCGCCACCGAGATAGAAAACGCAATTTGGGCAAATCAATTTGATAATTTAGCTAACCGTCGCGCTCATTACGAAACCACCGGAGAGGAAATTTGGAGACAGACGGGAGGTAAAATAGATGGTTGGGTAGCTGCAACTGGTACAGGTGGAACTTATGCAGGTGTAGCAATGTGTTTAAAAGAAAAAAACCCAGCCGTTAAATGTGTAATTGCTGATCCTATGGGTAGCGGGTTATATAGCTATGTGAAAACCGGAGAAATTAAAATTTCTGGTAATTCTATTACAGAAGGGATTGGTAATAGTAGAATTACAGCTAACATGGAAGGCGCACCCATTGATGATGCCATTCAAATTGATGATCAAGAAGCATTACGAGTTGTTTATCAACTATTACATCAAGATGGTTTACTGATGGGTGGTTCAACGGGAATTAATGTCGGTGCTGCCGTAGCTTTAGCAAAACAATTAGGCCCCGGACATACTATTGTTACTATTCTTTGTGACAATGGTTCTCGCTATCAATCTCGTATTTTTAACCAGGAATGGTTGGCTAGTAAAGGCTTGGTTGTGAGTTAG
- a CDS encoding peroxiredoxin-like family protein — translation MNPYNILSETKLQCVSDRTTKTLLENCESAAKILVLVLPQLGDFDSLEYAWWLQREAKNLANQKIAIRAVGIGHLDSGNKFCAYTGFPPENLFVDPDGELHQKLNLYSGLKVAIPGLSPSQKAWFNLLLMCAGIGSPGTLKEVFRGYKGDKNAPQLFADEEIIKGTPLPAFKGSFFKLAGGHGFQRPFELATLRLRNMVEVLKNWSTYVPDSAHITQRGGTFLFDHQGELLYEHRDPGILGFAANMSQPLSFLC, via the coding sequence ATGAATCCCTACAATATTCTTTCTGAAACCAAACTGCAATGTGTTAGCGATCGCACTACCAAAACCTTGTTAGAAAATTGTGAAAGTGCGGCAAAAATCCTAGTTTTAGTTTTACCACAACTGGGAGATTTTGATAGTCTTGAATATGCCTGGTGGTTACAACGGGAAGCTAAAAATTTAGCAAATCAAAAAATTGCCATTCGTGCAGTAGGAATTGGTCATCTTGATTCAGGCAATAAATTCTGTGCATATACAGGGTTTCCTCCAGAAAATTTATTTGTTGATCCTGATGGAGAATTACATCAAAAGCTGAATCTTTATTCAGGTTTAAAAGTTGCAATTCCTGGACTTTCCCCATCTCAAAAAGCATGGTTTAACTTACTATTAATGTGTGCAGGAATTGGCAGTCCTGGGACATTAAAAGAAGTGTTTCGGGGATATAAAGGAGATAAAAACGCACCCCAACTTTTCGCAGATGAAGAAATTATCAAAGGTACTCCCTTACCCGCTTTTAAAGGCTCATTTTTTAAATTAGCTGGTGGTCATGGTTTTCAAAGACCTTTTGAATTAGCAACTCTGAGACTCAGAAATATGGTAGAAGTTCTCAAAAATTGGTCAACCTATGTACCCGATTCTGCCCACATAACCCAGCGAGGCGGTACTTTTTTGTTTGATCATCAAGGTGAGTTACTTTATGAACATCGAGATCCAGGAATTTTAGGTTTTGCTGCTAATATGAGTCAACCTCTATCTTTTTTATGTTAA
- a CDS encoding (2Fe-2S) ferredoxin domain-containing protein gives MLNLTTEDQVESSKCVQVCQHRSCRKQGAEAVLAAFQALPVPNVKVTASGCLGQCGNGPMVLVLPGMVWYSRVLAQEVPILVEKHLLSGQIVKQMLYHRFMLRDNADEKIS, from the coding sequence ATGTTAAATCTCACCACTGAAGATCAAGTAGAATCTAGCAAATGTGTACAGGTGTGTCAACATCGTAGTTGTAGAAAACAAGGTGCAGAAGCAGTTTTAGCTGCTTTTCAGGCTTTACCAGTTCCCAATGTGAAAGTTACAGCTAGTGGTTGCTTAGGACAGTGTGGTAACGGCCCAATGGTGCTAGTATTACCAGGTATGGTTTGGTATTCTCGCGTTTTAGCTCAAGAAGTACCAATACTGGTTGAAAAACATTTATTAAGTGGTCAAATAGTCAAACAGATGCTTTATCATCGTTTCATGCTTAGAGATAATGCTGATGAAAAAATCTCCTAA
- a CDS encoding DUF5331 domain-containing protein, whose product MDIKQLRQALKLKWLNYCEENISWLDKMQIWRSYDRVRRPSSGYILATLSVLEPRLKQILPFLLELNNNPDQIVAALGLNFNPDEELRLLRLKNSSAKNQIFSKPSVQVFGVGQQNKPVLLRIVSDVEQKCQSVSVVAINKSANDHSSLLKAETVRENKHLQLGRSPTITAPVPTATKPVPASVSISEFNFKYQYTGIPVKEISYISSTTNARSLPAWMDEFCPGVNSEQVIHDRQGKNNHPITKN is encoded by the coding sequence ATGGACATTAAGCAGCTACGCCAAGCTTTAAAACTAAAGTGGTTGAATTATTGCGAAGAAAATATTTCTTGGCTGGACAAAATGCAGATTTGGCGATCTTATGATCGTGTCAGAAGACCTTCATCTGGTTATATTTTGGCAACTTTATCTGTTTTAGAACCACGTTTAAAACAAATACTCCCGTTTCTGCTGGAATTAAATAATAATCCTGATCAAATAGTTGCAGCTTTAGGTCTGAATTTTAATCCTGATGAAGAGTTACGTTTATTACGGTTAAAAAATTCTTCTGCTAAAAATCAGATTTTTAGTAAGCCTTCTGTCCAGGTTTTTGGAGTTGGACAACAAAATAAACCGGTACTACTTAGAATAGTTTCAGATGTTGAACAAAAATGTCAATCTGTTTCTGTGGTTGCCATCAATAAATCAGCAAATGATCATTCTAGTTTGTTAAAAGCAGAAACTGTTAGGGAAAATAAGCACTTACAACTGGGGCGATCGCCAACCATTACTGCACCTGTACCCACTGCAACTAAACCCGTACCTGCTTCCGTCTCAATCTCTGAATTTAACTTCAAATACCAATATACGGGCATTCCAGTCAAGGAAATTTCCTATATTTCCTCAACTACTAATGCCCGTAGTTTACCCGCTTGGATGGACGAATTTTGCCCAGGTGTAAACAGTGAACAGGTTATACATGACAGACAAGGGAAGAATAATCACCCAATCACTAAGAACTAA
- a CDS encoding folate-binding protein produces the protein MTASIINHQDREAIHAVTKGVVVCDRSHWGRIRIGDDDRLRFLHNQSTNDFQSLKPGEGCDTVMVTSTARTIDLATGYVLDDAVLLLVSPHRREFLMQWLDRYIFFADKVTLTDVTDETATLSIIGSASDAIIEKLGAGALIGKPQGSNIFINQTIFAVGSGLTNPGYTLIFPVTEKPKLWQQILNYGAVELSDRAWETLRILQGRPVPDAELTDDYNPLEVGLWQTVSFDKGCYIGQETIARLNTYKGVKQYLWGIRLNSPAEPGTVITIQEEKIGKLTSYTETPDGHFGLGYIRSKAGGVGLKVQVGISEGEVVSLPFVSHEYP, from the coding sequence ATGACAGCATCCATAATTAATCATCAAGATAGAGAAGCTATTCATGCAGTGACAAAAGGGGTTGTTGTTTGCGATCGCTCTCATTGGGGTAGAATCAGAATTGGTGATGATGATCGGCTACGTTTTTTACATAACCAAAGCACCAATGATTTTCAAAGTCTCAAACCCGGTGAAGGTTGTGATACTGTGATGGTGACATCCACAGCTAGAACTATAGATTTAGCAACAGGATACGTTCTTGATGATGCCGTGTTGCTATTAGTTTCACCCCATCGGCGAGAATTTTTGATGCAGTGGTTAGATCGTTATATATTTTTTGCCGACAAGGTAACATTAACAGATGTGACTGATGAAACTGCAACTTTGAGCATCATCGGATCAGCAAGCGACGCTATTATAGAGAAGCTAGGGGCTGGTGCGCTCATTGGCAAACCTCAAGGCAGTAATATTTTCATAAATCAGACAATTTTTGCGGTGGGTAGCGGTTTAACTAACCCTGGATATACTTTAATTTTCCCCGTCACGGAAAAACCAAAGCTTTGGCAACAGATATTAAATTACGGTGCAGTAGAATTAAGCGACCGCGCTTGGGAGACATTGCGAATATTACAAGGTCGTCCCGTACCAGATGCAGAATTGACCGATGATTATAACCCCTTAGAAGTTGGGTTATGGCAAACTGTATCCTTTGATAAAGGTTGTTATATTGGTCAAGAAACCATTGCTAGGTTAAACACTTATAAAGGCGTAAAACAATACCTGTGGGGAATTCGTCTCAATAGTCCCGCAGAACCAGGAACAGTCATTACCATCCAAGAAGAAAAAATCGGTAAACTCACCAGTTATACCGAAACTCCCGATGGTCATTTTGGGCTAGGTTATATTCGTTCTAAAGCTGGTGGAGTGGGTTTAAAAGTGCAAGTAGGAATAAGTGAAGGGGAAGTTGTTTCCCTCCCCTTTGTATCTCACGAATATCCGTAA
- a CDS encoding S-methyl-5'-thioadenosine phosphorylase, with product MAVAEIGIIGGSGLYKMEALKEVEELEVKTPFGSPSDAIILGNLDGIKVAFLARHGRNHTMLPSELPFRANIYAMKQLGVKYLISASAVGSLQAEVKPLDMVVPDQFIDRTKNRISTFFGEGIVAHIAFGDPICQNLAAVLTDVIADLNLSDVTLHRDGTYVCMEGPAFSTKAESNLYRSWGAKIIGMTNLPEAKLAREAEIAYATLALVTDYDCWHPDHDSVTVEMVIGNLQRNGVNAQKVIQETVKRLSKNPPSSDAHSALQYAILTNLANAPAATKEKLRLLLEKYL from the coding sequence ATGGCAGTAGCAGAAATTGGCATTATTGGCGGTAGTGGTCTATACAAAATGGAAGCTCTCAAAGAGGTGGAAGAATTAGAGGTCAAAACCCCCTTTGGCTCACCATCTGACGCTATTATTTTAGGAAATTTAGATGGCATAAAAGTAGCTTTTTTAGCGCGTCATGGTCGTAATCATACGATGCTACCTTCTGAGTTACCATTCCGTGCCAATATTTACGCCATGAAGCAATTAGGTGTAAAATATTTGATTTCTGCCAGTGCAGTTGGTTCTTTACAAGCAGAGGTAAAACCCTTGGATATGGTAGTTCCTGATCAATTTATTGATAGAACCAAAAACCGGATTTCTACATTTTTTGGGGAGGGAATTGTTGCCCATATAGCTTTTGGTGATCCCATTTGCCAAAATTTAGCAGCAGTTTTGACAGATGTTATTGCAGACTTAAATTTATCAGATGTAACTCTCCACCGTGATGGTACTTATGTTTGCATGGAAGGGCCAGCTTTTTCTACCAAAGCTGAATCAAATCTTTACAGAAGTTGGGGCGCTAAAATCATCGGCATGACCAATTTACCAGAAGCAAAGTTAGCTAGAGAAGCAGAAATCGCCTATGCAACTTTAGCATTAGTAACGGATTATGATTGCTGGCATCCTGACCATGATAGTGTGACTGTAGAAATGGTGATTGGCAATTTACAACGCAATGGGGTAAACGCTCAAAAAGTAATTCAAGAAACGGTGAAGAGATTAAGTAAAAATCCTCCCAGCAGTGATGCCCATTCCGCTCTACAGTACGCAATTTTAACGAATTTGGCAAATGCACCGGCAGCAACCAAGGAGAAATTACGGTTATTGTTGGAGAAATATTTGTAA
- a CDS encoding caspase family protein, with protein sequence MKRRAFLERIGSILALLGLTQAEWLTLGNRYHQALATPNSRKLALLVGINEYPQSSGLSGCLTDVELQTELLINRFGFANSDILTLTDEQASREFIEAAILDHLGKQAKADDVVIFHFSGYGTRVKTGNLPETVENALIPVDKDTYNGIVVNYLLEETLLQLLRSLPTAKVAAVLDTSYNVRTTPQPSGLRFRSRPESLTAKLTVKELEFLNNLQTENTAINNSNLMVLKATSNPEQPAGEMLFSGFTAGLFTYALTQYLWETTPATTIQVLFSHVSSSMYKLGGEQQPGLLTEKKNPQSSLVTDIFPLERSHAQAVIRAKDEESKTAQLWLGGLPPHVCQYYGVGSRLTTLSGEQLIVKSRTGLRAKAQILNQNPNQPLQIGQLVQENVRVLPRNINLTVALGGGLERIERVDATSAFAAITRKVNIAAPEQGADYIFGKLQSTPSRYSIFSIGGEPILNTAGEVGEAVKVAVQRLTPKFSTLLAAKLWRLTENEGSSRLAVKASLEIVNKISSRLVMQRQTKGSVSGETIANKVIATPGTSVPTVPVGSRMQYRVENLSDRPIYLMLVGLNNNRSAVAFYPWQIPSEEDNPNSKPRLEEVVITPGQTLKFPENDNTFGWLLSTRAFFAEHQLIISAAPFTQTLTALRSVKYPTADQQPISPLVNDLEVAQALLQDLHNASKVKVDTNGTTNESYVLDVNNWASLNFSFQVV encoded by the coding sequence ATGAAACGGCGTGCGTTTTTAGAACGAATTGGCTCGATACTGGCATTGTTGGGTTTAACTCAAGCTGAGTGGTTAACTTTGGGAAACCGCTACCACCAAGCTTTAGCAACACCTAACTCTCGCAAATTGGCTTTGTTGGTGGGTATTAATGAATATCCACAAAGCTCTGGTTTAAGCGGTTGCTTAACAGATGTGGAATTGCAAACAGAACTGTTAATAAACCGCTTTGGCTTTGCAAATTCAGACATTCTCACCCTCACAGACGAACAAGCCAGTCGAGAATTTATTGAGGCTGCTATTTTAGATCATTTGGGTAAACAAGCAAAAGCCGATGATGTGGTAATTTTCCACTTTAGCGGCTACGGCACTCGTGTGAAAACGGGAAATTTACCAGAGACTGTAGAAAATGCCTTGATTCCCGTTGATAAAGATACATACAATGGTATAGTTGTCAACTATTTATTAGAAGAAACTCTTTTACAATTATTGCGATCGCTGCCCACGGCAAAAGTAGCAGCGGTTTTAGATACAAGTTACAATGTTAGAACAACACCACAGCCATCAGGTTTGCGATTTCGTTCTCGTCCGGAATCACTGACGGCAAAATTAACAGTTAAAGAATTGGAGTTTCTGAACAACCTCCAAACCGAAAACACAGCCATTAATAATTCAAATTTAATGGTGTTAAAAGCAACTTCCAACCCAGAACAACCAGCGGGGGAAATGTTATTCTCTGGTTTCACAGCAGGTTTGTTTACCTATGCCTTAACTCAATATCTATGGGAAACTACACCAGCAACAACCATCCAAGTTTTATTTTCCCACGTTAGTAGTTCCATGTACAAACTGGGTGGTGAGCAGCAACCAGGATTATTAACAGAAAAGAAAAATCCCCAAAGTAGTTTAGTAACTGATATTTTTCCCCTAGAACGTAGTCATGCTCAAGCAGTAATTAGAGCTAAGGACGAGGAAAGTAAAACAGCCCAGTTATGGTTAGGAGGACTACCCCCCCACGTTTGCCAATATTATGGTGTAGGTTCAAGACTGACTACACTAAGTGGAGAACAGTTAATTGTTAAGTCACGGACTGGTTTAAGAGCAAAAGCCCAAATATTAAACCAAAACCCTAACCAACCTCTGCAAATTGGGCAACTGGTACAAGAAAATGTCCGAGTTCTGCCACGAAATATTAATTTAACAGTTGCTTTAGGTGGAGGACTAGAAAGAATTGAGCGTGTAGACGCTACCAGCGCCTTTGCTGCTATTACCAGAAAGGTAAATATCGCTGCCCCAGAACAGGGTGCTGATTATATTTTTGGTAAACTCCAAAGCACACCTAGCCGCTATAGTATTTTTTCAATTGGTGGCGAACCAATATTGAATACTGCTGGTGAAGTGGGAGAAGCGGTGAAAGTTGCAGTGCAAAGATTAACGCCTAAGTTTTCCACACTGTTAGCAGCAAAGTTATGGCGACTGACAGAAAATGAAGGTTCTTCTCGCTTGGCTGTAAAAGCTAGTTTGGAGATAGTTAATAAAATTTCATCCCGTCTAGTCATGCAGCGCCAAACAAAGGGTAGTGTGAGTGGGGAAACTATAGCTAACAAAGTAATTGCTACCCCAGGAACATCTGTTCCCACCGTTCCTGTCGGTAGTAGGATGCAGTACCGGGTAGAAAACTTGAGCGATCGCCCCATCTATTTAATGCTGGTAGGATTAAATAATAATAGAAGTGCCGTAGCATTTTATCCTTGGCAAATTCCTTCAGAAGAGGATAACCCCAACAGCAAACCCCGTTTAGAAGAAGTTGTCATTACTCCAGGACAAACTTTAAAATTCCCGGAAAATGACAATACTTTTGGTTGGTTGTTGTCAACAAGGGCATTTTTTGCTGAACATCAACTAATTATTTCCGCAGCCCCTTTTACTCAAACCTTGACAGCTTTGCGAAGTGTTAAGTATCCCACCGCTGATCAACAGCCCATTAGTCCTTTAGTTAATGATTTAGAAGTTGCCCAAGCTTTACTACAAGACTTACATAATGCGAGTAAAGTGAAAGTAGATACAAATGGAACTACTAACGAATCCTATGTATTAGATGTGAATAATTGGGCAAGTCTAAATTTTAGTTTCCAGGTAGTTTAA
- the sat gene encoding sulfate adenylyltransferase produces MSYQDAIAPHGGELINRIASSAQKELFLSKAEYLPCVTLDERAVSDLEMIAIGGFSPLTGFMNQADYDRVVVEMRLANGTVWSIPITLSVTEEIAAPLEIGSLVRLDNPKGEFIGVLELSEKYTYDKKREAINVYRTDEAKHPGVQVVYNQGSVNLAGDIWLLQRDSHPQFPKYQIDPAASRQMFREKGWKTIVGFQTRNPIHRAHEYIQKCALETVDGLFLHPLVGATKQDDIPADVRMRCYEILMEHYYPLDRIILAINPAAMRYAGPREAIFHALVRKNYGCTHFIVGRDHAGVGDYYGTYDAQYIFDEFEPGEMGIVPMKFEHAFYCTRTKQMATTKTSPSKPEERVHLSGTKVREMLRRGELPPPEFSRPEVAAELARAMSIPQPTSV; encoded by the coding sequence TTGAGTTACCAAGATGCCATCGCCCCCCACGGCGGAGAGTTAATTAACCGAATTGCTTCATCAGCACAAAAAGAATTATTTCTTTCCAAAGCCGAATATCTGCCATGTGTCACACTGGATGAGCGAGCCGTTTCCGACTTAGAAATGATTGCCATTGGTGGTTTTAGCCCCCTGACTGGTTTCATGAACCAAGCAGACTATGATCGTGTGGTAGTAGAAATGCGACTGGCTAACGGCACTGTCTGGTCAATCCCCATTACCCTATCTGTCACAGAAGAAATCGCCGCACCCTTAGAAATAGGTAGTTTAGTCCGTTTGGATAACCCCAAAGGAGAATTTATTGGGGTTTTAGAACTGAGCGAAAAATACACCTACGATAAAAAACGCGAAGCTATCAATGTATATCGCACAGACGAAGCCAAACACCCTGGAGTACAGGTAGTATACAATCAGGGTTCTGTGAATTTGGCTGGGGATATTTGGTTACTACAACGTGATTCCCATCCCCAGTTTCCCAAATACCAAATAGATCCCGCCGCCTCCCGACAAATGTTTAGAGAAAAAGGCTGGAAAACAATAGTTGGTTTCCAAACCCGTAACCCCATCCACCGCGCCCACGAATATATTCAAAAGTGCGCCTTGGAAACAGTTGATGGTCTATTTTTACACCCATTAGTAGGGGCAACCAAACAAGACGATATCCCCGCAGATGTAAGAATGCGTTGCTATGAAATACTCATGGAACACTACTATCCTTTAGATAGGATAATTTTGGCCATTAACCCAGCAGCCATGCGTTACGCAGGTCCCAGAGAAGCCATTTTCCATGCTTTAGTGCGTAAAAACTACGGCTGTACTCATTTTATCGTCGGTAGAGATCACGCTGGTGTAGGTGACTACTACGGTACTTATGACGCTCAATATATCTTTGATGAATTTGAGCCAGGAGAAATGGGCATTGTGCCAATGAAATTTGAACACGCGTTTTATTGCACACGCACCAAACAAATGGCCACAACTAAAACCAGTCCTAGCAAACCAGAGGAACGGGTTCACCTCTCAGGAACAAAAGTTAGAGAAATGTTACGTCGTGGAGAATTACCACCACCAGAATTTTCTCGTCCTGAAGTAGCGGCAGAATTAGCCAGGGCAATGTCCATCCCTCAACCAACTTCAGTTTAA
- a CDS encoding tellurite resistance TerB family protein, translating into MGLFDRIAGSRKKASTTLGPAEAFAAIALIAVASDGYISDTEAQALSTILGRMQLFRSYPGDVMRKMFDKLLSIMQREGLDALFNAATTALPHDLTETAFAVATDIVLADGEVTEEEEKLLNDLCRVLEVPEETAIKIIDVMLIKNKG; encoded by the coding sequence ATGGGTTTGTTTGATAGAATTGCGGGTAGTCGTAAAAAGGCTTCGACTACACTCGGACCGGCGGAAGCGTTTGCAGCTATAGCCTTAATTGCGGTTGCGTCTGATGGTTATATTAGCGATACGGAAGCGCAAGCACTGAGTACAATTTTGGGCAGGATGCAATTATTCAGAAGCTATCCTGGCGATGTGATGCGGAAGATGTTTGATAAACTTTTGAGTATTATGCAGCGGGAAGGTTTGGATGCTTTGTTTAATGCTGCGACTACTGCTTTACCCCATGATCTCACAGAAACGGCTTTTGCTGTGGCTACGGATATTGTTTTAGCTGATGGGGAAGTGACGGAAGAGGAAGAAAAACTTTTAAATGATTTGTGTCGGGTTTTGGAAGTTCCCGAAGAAACGGCGATTAAAATTATTGATGTGATGTTGATTAAAAATAAGGGATAA
- a CDS encoding type II toxin-antitoxin system antitoxin SocA domain-containing protein, translating to MLNCHDVAKYFLSRADEDAGDLISNLKLQKLLYYAQGFHLALYNEPLFPELVEAWIHGPVVPEVYHEYKNFGSNAIPIPEDIDFSIYDEKTVDLLDEVYSVYGQFSAWKLRNMTHNEEPWKDTDVSGVITHECLKKYFKTQLLDEDE from the coding sequence ATGCTTAATTGTCATGATGTTGCAAAGTATTTTCTATCTCGAGCAGATGAAGATGCTGGGGATTTAATTTCTAATCTGAAACTACAGAAATTACTGTACTACGCACAAGGTTTTCATTTAGCACTGTATAACGAACCTTTGTTTCCTGAGCTTGTTGAAGCTTGGATTCATGGGCCAGTTGTACCGGAAGTTTATCATGAATATAAAAACTTCGGTTCTAATGCAATTCCCATTCCTGAAGATATTGATTTTTCGATATACGATGAAAAAACTGTTGATTTACTAGATGAAGTTTATAGCGTATATGGTCAATTTTCAGCTTGGAAATTGCGGAATATGACCCATAATGAAGAACCTTGGAAAGACACAGATGTAAGTGGTGTTATTACTCATGAATGTCTGAAAAAATATTTTAAAACTCAGCTTTTAGATGAAGATGAGTAA
- a CDS encoding Uma2 family endonuclease, translating to MVQSPPKLITVNEFITQYGDSDNYELIDGELIKMEPTGPHEQVSSLIGRKLNVEIDRQDLPYFIPHRCLIKLLGTETAFRPDVIVLDHTQLINEPLWQQEPVITLGKSIKLIAEVVSTNWQNDYARKIEDYALLGVPEYWIIDYLGIGGREYIGRPKQPTITICKLVGDEYQKQLFQNNKKLVSSMFPHLQLTAKQVFIV from the coding sequence ATGGTACAATCACCCCCAAAACTGATCACAGTCAATGAATTTATTACTCAGTACGGTGACAGCGACAATTATGAACTCATTGATGGGGAATTAATCAAAATGGAACCAACAGGACCCCATGAACAAGTATCATCTTTAATTGGGAGAAAACTGAATGTAGAAATTGATCGTCAGGACTTACCATATTTTATTCCCCATCGCTGTTTAATCAAACTATTGGGAACAGAAACAGCATTTCGTCCCGATGTTATTGTGTTAGACCACACACAACTAATTAATGAACCATTATGGCAACAAGAACCTGTAATTACGTTAGGAAAATCCATTAAACTAATTGCAGAAGTTGTGAGTACAAATTGGCAAAATGACTACGCTCGTAAAATAGAAGATTATGCTTTATTAGGTGTACCGGAATATTGGATTATAGATTATTTAGGCATCGGTGGGAGAGAATATATTGGTAGACCTAAACAGCCAACTATTACAATTTGTAAGCTTGTGGGGGATGAATATCAAAAGCAATTGTTTCAAAATAATAAAAAACTCGTGTCTTCCATGTTCCCTCACTTGCAATTAACAGCAAAGCAAGTATTTATAGTGTAA
- the mnmA gene encoding tRNA 2-thiouridine(34) synthase MnmA, which yields MKKVVVGLSGGVDSSVAAAILHNQGYDVIGLTLWLMKGKGQCCSEGMIDAASICEQLGVPHEVVDMRDVFQANIVDYLVSGYSVGITPLPCSQCNKTVKFAPMVEYARETLGSDRIATGHYARITYDETSGRYQLLRAVDRNKDQSYFLYDLSQDILGSSIFPLGELNKSDTRRIATEYGLTTADKPESQDLCLVESNGSMRAFLDKYLAPKPGDIVDTTGKVLGQHDGVHHYTIGQRKGLGIAAAEPLYVIELDAVNNKVVVGDRTKGTESECTVNRVNWVSIAEPATPIRAEVQIRYRSKPVPVTVIPLESDRVRLVFEEPQFSITPGQAAVWYQGDKVLGGGIIEQF from the coding sequence ATGAAAAAAGTTGTTGTTGGTCTTTCTGGTGGCGTTGACAGTTCTGTAGCTGCCGCTATTTTACACAATCAGGGCTATGATGTCATAGGTTTGACCCTTTGGTTAATGAAAGGTAAGGGTCAATGCTGCTCTGAAGGAATGATTGACGCAGCAAGTATATGTGAACAATTAGGCGTTCCCCATGAAGTTGTGGATATGCGGGATGTCTTTCAAGCCAATATTGTTGATTATTTAGTCTCTGGTTATAGTGTGGGAATTACGCCATTACCTTGTTCCCAATGTAACAAAACTGTGAAGTTTGCGCCAATGGTGGAATATGCACGGGAAACATTAGGTAGCGATCGCATTGCTACCGGTCATTACGCCAGAATTACTTACGATGAAACCAGCGGACGTTATCAATTATTACGCGCCGTTGACCGTAACAAAGATCAATCTTACTTTTTATATGATTTGTCTCAAGATATACTAGGTTCTTCAATTTTTCCCCTGGGAGAATTAAATAAAAGTGATACTCGCAGAATAGCTACAGAATACGGTCTAACCACCGCAGATAAACCAGAAAGTCAAGATTTATGCTTAGTTGAAAGTAACGGTTCGATGCGGGCATTTTTAGATAAATATTTAGCACCCAAACCCGGTGATATTGTGGATACCACTGGTAAGGTTTTGGGTCAACATGATGGTGTCCATCATTACACCATTGGTCAGAGAAAAGGTTTAGGAATTGCGGCCGCTGAACCTTTGTATGTAATTGAATTGGATGCAGTTAATAATAAAGTAGTTGTAGGCGATCGCACCAAAGGAACAGAATCAGAATGTACAGTCAATAGAGTTAATTGGGTTTCTATTGCTGAACCTGCAACTCCCATTCGTGCAGAGGTGCAAATTCGCTATCGTTCAAAACCTGTACCTGTGACGGTGATACCTTTGGAAAGCGACCGTGTGCGGTTAGTTTTTGAGGAACCCCAATTCAGTATTACCCCAGGACAAGCAGCGGTTTGGTATCAAGGGGATAAGGTATTAGGTGGGGGAATTATTGAGCAGTTTTAG